A region from the bacterium genome encodes:
- a CDS encoding polynucleotide 5'-hydroxyl-kinase, whose translation MKIKIIGNRHFEILFQKKINKILLIGNVDTGKTTILKEIARKFIFYSIPVTIIDCDIGQSFIGPPTTISLIKLKKNVYNFFPFPDRFYFTGAISPSSNIIGFLTGIEKIEEVCKREKNEKILIDTTGYIKDKIAREIKIHKIEVFSPDLVLLLEKKDELFFVRNFLRYSKIKFLTIKIPENFPVKTITEREENRSEKFRRYFRITDKIKININNISIKKINLDEGISLNNPDGLLLSLRDRNLNDRVLGVISKKERDFLEVFYPKGKIDFEVKGIAISNIKIDF comes from the coding sequence ATGAAGATAAAAATCATAGGAAATAGACACTTTGAAATTCTTTTTCAGAAGAAAATAAATAAAATACTTCTAATTGGGAATGTGGATACCGGAAAGACCACGATTTTGAAAGAAATTGCAAGAAAATTTATTTTTTATTCAATTCCTGTTACCATAATTGATTGTGATATAGGGCAATCATTTATAGGACCTCCAACAACTATATCTCTTATCAAATTAAAGAAAAATGTTTATAATTTTTTCCCATTTCCTGATAGATTTTATTTTACAGGTGCTATATCTCCATCTTCAAATATAATTGGTTTTCTCACGGGAATTGAAAAAATAGAAGAAGTATGTAAAAGAGAAAAAAATGAGAAAATCCTTATTGATACAACTGGCTATATTAAAGATAAAATAGCAAGAGAAATAAAAATTCACAAAATAGAAGTTTTTTCTCCTGACCTTGTTTTATTACTTGAAAAAAAAGATGAACTATTCTTTGTGAGAAATTTTTTAAGATATTCAAAAATAAAATTTTTAACAATTAAAATTCCAGAAAATTTTCCTGTTAAAACAATAACTGAAAGAGAAGAAAACAGGAGCGAAAAATTTAGGAGATACTTTCGCATAACAGATAAAATAAAAATAAATATAAATAATATTTCAATAAAAAAGATAAATTTAGATGAAGGAATATCTTTAAATAATCCAGATGGTTTGCTATTATCTTTAAGAGATAGAAACTTAAATGATAGAGTTCTTGGAGTAATTTCAAAAAAAGAAAGGGATTTTTTAGAAGTTTTTTATCCAAAGGGGAAAATTGATTTTGAAGTGAAAGGAATTGCTATTAGTAATATAAAAATAGATTTTTGA
- the tmk gene encoding dTMP kinase: MKKGLIISFEGIDGCGKSTQAKLFEKYLKENGEKTILLYEPGGTVIGEKIRKLLLNNKSNIDKWTELFLYLASRSQLLQEKIKKEKDSGSTVILDRYIYSTIAYQGYGRGISEKLIMTIHKYFIDKYFPDITFVIDVKPESVISVLNKKKKDRIENESIQFQRKVREGYLKISKSLNNVNVIKRKTVQKTHMEIIETWEKFKDEYRRY; the protein is encoded by the coding sequence ATGAAAAAAGGACTTATTATAAGTTTTGAAGGTATTGATGGTTGTGGGAAAAGCACACAGGCAAAACTATTTGAAAAATATTTAAAGGAAAATGGAGAAAAAACAATTTTGCTTTATGAGCCAGGTGGAACTGTAATTGGAGAGAAAATAAGGAAGTTACTACTAAATAATAAAAGTAATATTGATAAATGGACTGAACTTTTCTTATACCTTGCATCTAGGTCCCAACTTCTCCAGGAAAAAATTAAAAAGGAAAAAGATAGTGGTTCAACTGTAATTCTTGATAGATATATTTACTCAACAATTGCATATCAGGGATATGGAAGAGGTATATCGGAAAAACTTATAATGACAATCCATAAATACTTTATTGATAAATATTTTCCTGATATAACCTTTGTTATTGATGTTAAACCAGAATCTGTTATATCTGTTTTAAATAAAAAAAAGAAAGATAGAATTGAGAATGAATCAATCCAATTTCAAAGAAAGGTAAGAGAAGGATATTTAAAAATTTCAAAAAGTTTAAATAATGTCAATGTTATAAAAAGAAAAACAGTCCAAAAAACACATATGGAAATTATAGAAACATGGGAAAAATTTAAAGATGAATATAGAAGATATTAA
- a CDS encoding GGDEF domain-containing protein, translated as MQKNIYGKKLLIFTWVLLTVVISEIILFTNAFIKRDVPIREIFIDLIPFLIFLYIFLFLTYKLVEHYYLQLLIQKTKLEKLHTAFLKVSSSLKVNEILKSSLETIMNYFNANKGIFIIIDERVKKYSYSDILVINNFAGNRKNNFENYRMITFYPLSIDNEKIKEYIEEYQLNNCNSVMIIPIFEKGIIVLGTYQIMNKKEEEEFESLKIIIDIFTEQLNTQLENAILHEEINQLAITDPLTNLFNRRYFVERLKDEFILAKRQGFPVSIMISDLDNFKHYVDTYGHSNGDIILREVAKVVKLSLRESDVVCRFGGDEFAYILPFTSSSDAKVVATRVKNNVSEYNFLENIIKEEIYLTLSIGIATFPEHGENEEEILGKADNALFKAKNIGKNKVVIYGE; from the coding sequence ATGCAAAAAAATATTTATGGGAAAAAGTTATTAATATTTACATGGGTTCTCCTTACTGTTGTAATCAGTGAAATTATCCTTTTTACAAATGCTTTCATAAAGAGAGATGTGCCAATAAGGGAAATTTTTATTGATTTAATACCTTTTTTGATTTTCCTTTATATTTTTCTTTTTTTAACATATAAATTGGTTGAACATTATTATCTCCAATTGCTTATACAAAAAACAAAACTTGAAAAATTGCATACCGCTTTTCTTAAAGTAAGTTCAAGTCTTAAAGTAAATGAAATCCTAAAATCTTCTCTTGAAACAATCATGAATTATTTTAATGCAAATAAAGGAATTTTTATTATTATTGACGAAAGAGTAAAAAAATATAGTTATTCAGATATTCTTGTAATAAATAATTTCGCTGGAAATAGAAAAAATAATTTTGAAAATTACAGAATGATAACATTTTATCCCCTATCTATAGATAATGAAAAAATAAAGGAATATATTGAAGAGTATCAATTAAATAATTGTAATTCAGTCATGATAATTCCTATTTTTGAAAAAGGAATTATTGTATTAGGGACATATCAAATAATGAATAAAAAAGAGGAAGAAGAATTTGAATCATTAAAAATTATAATTGACATTTTTACAGAACAGTTGAATACTCAACTTGAAAATGCAATCTTGCATGAAGAAATAAATCAATTAGCAATAACCGACCCTTTAACAAATTTATTTAATAGAAGATATTTCGTTGAAAGATTAAAAGATGAATTTATTCTTGCAAAAAGACAGGGATTTCCTGTTTCAATAATGATTTCCGACCTTGATAATTTTAAACACTATGTTGATACATATGGACACTCAAATGGGGATATTATTTTAAGGGAAGTTGCCAAAGTTGTGAAATTAAGTTTAAGAGAGTCAGATGTTGTATGTAGATTTGGTGGAGATGAATTTGCTTATATCTTGCCATTTACATCAAGTAGTGATGCAAAAGTTGTTGCAACAAGAGTAAAAAATAATGTTTCTGAATACAATTTTTTAGAAAATATAATAAAAGAAGAAATTTATTTAACTTTAAGTATAGGAATTGCAACATTCCCCGAACACGGAGAAAATGAAGAAGAAATTTTAGGTAAAGCAGATAATGCTTTATTTAAAGCAAAAAATATAGGAAAAAATAAGGTGGTTATTTACGGAGAATGA